The Musa acuminata AAA Group cultivar baxijiao chromosome BXJ3-6, Cavendish_Baxijiao_AAA, whole genome shotgun sequence region taaaaaaagaaatagaaTGAATCCTACAAGAGTGAAATGACAAAaagtaaaacaaaaagaaaatcttGGTGGTGGTGGAAAGTATAATAGATATCATTCAAGAATAGGCACTGACAAGCTGATATAAAGAGTAAAAGGAATATGTGGAGCTTAGAATTTGCAGGTTGATCTTGGGATTGAACATGGGAATGTGAAGCTTCTATTCTGTTGGGAAGTGTCCAGTCCTCTGACACTCTGTAGTAGACATTGCAAGATGAACTCACCTCGAAGCTTGCACTCTGCTTAAAGGATGTGTATGAACTCCAGGACAGGAGTTGCTGCATATAATATTAGAGGGACAGGTAAAGATTGGCGATCTCCATAAGCAGCTACGCTTCGAGATGCCCCGGCTATGACCGCCTAAACAAGTGTTTCCACTTCCTTGACAGTCGATTTAAGCAGCTGGATCAGTGTTTATAAGATCCGAAGATACGCCGGAGATGCGGAGAAGGCAGGCTTGAGAGGGAGCACATGCGAGCGGCGATCGATCAGAAGAAGCTGTCGTTCTTCTGTCAGGCAATAAAAAAAAGGTTGAGCCAAGAAGATCctgccttcttcttcctccgtaGTTATGGATGAGAGAAGTCACGATATGGAGAAGGGAGATGAGGTGATACTGCCGGGGTTTAGGTTTCATCCCACCGATGAAGAGCTGGTTAGCTTTTACCTGAAGAGGAAGGTGCAGCAGAGGCCTCTTTCCATCGAACTCATCAGGCAACTCGACATCTACAAGTATGATCCATGGGATCTTCCGAGTAAGCTCTCCTTGCAACTCAGAAATATATGTGCGTGCGTGTGTGTGTTGTTGTTGTGGGCTTACCGAAGTGGTTCTTTTGTCTTGCGACCGAGAAGAGTTGGCCACGACGGGGGAGAAGGAATGGTACTTCTACTGCCCGAGGGACAGGAAGTACAGGAACAGCACGAGGCCTAATAGGGTTACAGGAGCAGGGTTTTGGAAGGCCACCGGCACCGACCGGCCTATCTACTCCTCGGAAGGATCCAAGTGCATTGGCCTCAAGAAGTCTCTCGTGTTCTACAAGGGCAGAGCCGCAAAGGGCATCAAGACGGACTGGATGATGCATGAGTTCAGGCTTCCCTCCCTCACCGATTCTTCTCTCTTCAAGCGACCCCTCGATAAGAACATTCCTGCAAATGTAAGCTCTgctgctcttcttcttcctcttcttctttgtcgGTGGCCAACTGTGATCGTCTCATGCGCAGGACTCATGGGCAATATGTAGGATCTTCAAGAAGACGAATTCGGTGGCGCAAAGAGCACTGTCTCACTCGTGGGTGTCTCCCCAACCTGAGGCCACTGAGCCCGACTTGTTCTCCATCTCACGAGCAGCACACAGCATCCACTTCGGCTCCGAGATGGTTTCGTGCATCACAGAAGCTGGGTCTGCTCCAGCAATACAAGTAGGTTGCAGCAGTCAGCAGCAGCACAACACCATCATCAGCTATCCTCCACTGGACTTCTCCTGCTACAGGCCGATCGATCTGGGGCACTGCAGACCACCTCCCAGCGTCCAGATGCCCACCAACTTCACGTTCTCTCCAGCCGAGATGCAACTGACTTCCAAGTGCACCATGGACGTGACATCCATGCTTCTCAACTTGTCGCCGGCGATCCTAGGCGACGTCGAGAAAGCCTCCCACATGGACTTCTTACAACAGCCGCAGCAGTGCAATGAGTTCGCGGTCGACTTGCCGCCGCTGGAGACAAACGCCAACTTCAGGCACCAAGTGGAGGAAGTGCCCATGAAGAAGATGGTGAACGCATGCGGTCTTAACAGCAACCGGTGGGGAGGCAGCCGGAAGAGTAGTGTGGACTTCCCCTTCGGCCTGCCAACAATGTTCTCTGATGAGTGGAAGCCAAACTTGCCATTGAATTCTTCATCCTACCCCAGCGAGATCTCCACAAGTTACTCCACAAACAAATGTTAACCTAAAGGTAGGTAATCAACATCATCTGCTAGCATTGCTGTCAGCATGAAAGgagagggagaaagagagagagagagagagagaacaatgcTTGTTAACAGCAAAGCTATCAGATCAAGAGGCAAAGTGTGGGAAAAATGTAACTCCTTAGACATTAGGTTATGCATCTTAATGGAAAATATTTCTTGGATCAAGTTTGCATGGCCAAGAAATTTGAAGCTTCATTTTATTTATACTTTCAGTACTTCAAACAACATACTTACTTCAtgtggattaggtgttaatcaacTTCTAAATGGTCTCTTTGAGAGTTGTATCCATGTCAAGTACAACTTCTTATTTTTAGGTTCCACCTTCGAGCTTACAACATAAGAAGGTATGATAGCCTAATATTTTTGTTTGGTAGATAGATTAGGTGTACATTAATCTAATAAACCGTACCTAATCACACTTCTGATCCTTTCTTTCAGGGAGACAACACTGTCTGAGCATTAAACTGAGTTGATGCATGATTCAATGCACTTATTCGTCTTTTTCATCCTGATTCATTTTTTTCATATCGTCCATCTTAAATAATTGAGATATTATGATTTTATCTTTTGATTTTTATTTATCGAAATTAGAATGCATTAGTGTtttcaaaaaaaagaaatagCACCATAATTCTTAGTCTCATATCTTTTTTACACTCTTTTCTTGTGCTTGTGATATGCAATTCTGACAAGATGCATGAACACATACAGATTTGAGTAAACGCACTCCACTTGAGCTACTTCGTGTGCACATTAAAAGTTGCACTTGTCACAATATCCTTAAGTTTTATCCTTTTAAGttatgttcttttttcttttggtatTTTTTCATACTTCTTCtcgtataatataactaatttatCTTGTTGAAAATCCGTAAGGCAAATAATTACACGAGTAATATCATCTCcctaaaaatttttaagaattcttttttccttttaacatACATCAGACAATATTAATATAGTCTCTTTTTTTTCTAAGACATCATTTTATTGAGTTGTGTATAGCAGGGtgaattgacataaaaaaaaaaattatataaaagcttttaaattcatttgatatgtaTACATTGTCCCTATATGTTCTTAAGCATTTAATCTTACAATCATTTTATCTTTCAACTAAATTCTTAAATTCTTTAAGTTTACttaaaacttctttttttttcctttaacatgTAAATCCAAGTTTTACTACTATGATCATCAGTAGAAGTAAAAAAATGCATGCTTCCTCTAAGTGATACTAGATGAATAGAgccacaaacatctgagtgcaTCACATCGAGTCGATGTCATGTTCTTTTGACTTTAAAAGGTTTTCTTTCATATTTGCACAAAACACATACTTCATATGACTTTAATGGGTGATCATTCCTTAACAATTATGTTACTATATTATACTTCTTTAGAAGTTTTAAAGTTTCAAATTTTAAGTGAGCATTTGTAAGATGCCACAATGTAGAACTATCCTTAATATTGGTTTTTGATAGAAAAACAACAACGCTACTAACTCACCTTGCCACCTAAGCAACAACATAGGCAAACTCACACCAAATCTTCTACAACCACCAACAGGAAACGACCCGTTGATCACTACCTATCTTAACCCCCGAAAAAAAGGCAAACAATGCCCACTCTTCATCTTCCCGATTAGCATCTTCAAAAGGAAGGCTTGCACACACATTGAATCCAAGCAGCATGATGCAACTTCCCCAGCTTTACCTTCTGGATAAACGACGTAGGGAGTCATCCCTCACTTATCCCAAATAGGCCAAGAGTCATGGCAAAACATATCATCATGGTTGCCCTATCCTAATATTGTCCTTAATAATCCCCTAAGAGTAAGAGACTCCTTAACCCATCTCTAGTATCATCGATCGCTCAGGTTTAAAACCCAAAGCTCCCATGCCAaatagaaaaaagagaaaaaagcatGCTCTATCTAAACTTTTCTAAGCTTCACTAAACCCCCTTCATCTATTCTACTAACTCGAGTGTTATAAGGGTCGGGTCGGGACATCCCCTATAGTAATTTTTTAAACTCAACTCGGTAAACTTATAGATGAAGTTTTTTTACTTTATGTATACCATCGAAtgctttttgaagtatttctcaaGTCTCTTTCGAAATATTTGTTAGAGCAATAATCTCGAATATTGTCTCATCAAATTCTTGATAAATCGTAACAAATATGTTTTTCTCATTCTTCCTTTTATCTTTGAGTTAttttcttttactaaattttaaaaattatttttaaaaatctaaCATATAAGGTTTATATAGTTtccataaatatattatattcattACATTTAATATGAATCTCTCAAGATCTTTTCGagaattaataattaatttaatttattattctataaacctttaatatatttCACTTCTTGATACGATCAACAATTTTTATTATGTCTTGACaagtttaattttaatattagctTTATCTTCGAGCTTAGAACATAAAAAGGTTCCATAgcctaatatttttatttgatggaTTAGGTGGACATTAATCAAACAAGCCTTACCTAATCACACTTCTGACCCTTTCTTTCAGCAACACTCTCAGCATTAATGGTTCTTCATGGTCGCATTATTTCAACAGAGTTGATGCATGATTCAATGCATCTATCTCATTCTTATTCTTCTCTCATATCGTCGATCTCAAATAATTGAGAcattataattttatcttttgatttttctttatCAAAATCAGAATGactcaatgatttaaaaaaaaaaaaaaaaagacaatagcACCATAATTCTTAGTCTCGATATCTTTTTTATGCTTGTGCTTTGAGATTCTCACACAAGATTGAGATCCAAGAACACATAGAGAGATTGGTGGAGTAGATGCACTCCACTCGAGTTACTTCGTGTGCTCACACAAAGTTGCAGATACGATATGGTTGTCCCATTACATTGCATCAGAAGAGGTCGTGTGAGTGACAACGGAGTCCTCTTTGTCCTTCTCAGCCGAAAAATTGGATCCTTTTGGTGAGGGGAAGAAGAAAAGTCTGCAGCATTAAATCCACTAATCGTTTCACTGTCTACTTTTATCTCATAATTAGATTAGTTCTTCGTCTTAATCTCGGCACGTGTCATGTTGACACGATCACCCAACCACTGTATTGAATTTTCTCGTAGAAATTTGATGCTCATTGATGGCATAACGTTGCTCAATTTAGGGTCACATAATTTTGTTGTTGTGAGATATTATTGTTTGGTATATGAAaggtgatgaaaataatagaagataaaaataattattgaaatgTCCCTCacttatttatacatattagaaggaaggatttccctaaacATAATGAAGAGCAAAAGCAGATCGCTGCTGCTGCGATTGCTATTGCTATGAGGTCACATGCGTTCTTTTCATTCCCCTTAAGTTcgtccttcattctccttaagtcagccaactgttggcagatcaacgaagactatcaaggtgaggaagatgaggattggccgtgaagcctcttaggaatttggctatagcggcattggtcgctggccgaaggcaagggcgaagctttgGTTGGTCGCTAACCAAAggtaagagcgaagcttcgcttttctcactactttgataccatgataaaaataatagaagataagaacaattattgaagaaactttatcgaagaagtgaaaaagcttaaatacattaacatgtccctctcctatttatacatattagaacgaaggatttccctcaacagaatgaaGGATTCTccttaatagaatagagagatttcttcGATTTTCTCATATGGGAACGGACCGGACAAATAATCTCTACAATATTGGtgagagaaaataaaatattttttttattttttaaaaaataaaaatttatatatcaattatagtatttttgaataaaattataaTCTTTTGATACCTTAACCCAAATATCATAAgtctattttaaaatattataacgaAAGAATTTATTTCAAAGAAGGCATCAAtcgaaaaatatgaaaaaaatatattttttgaaaaaaaatcaaagaagtaCTTTTTTTTTCTGATAATTCACTCTTTAATACCCATAATTGTGTTTTACTTAAATTTAAATCTGAGTACTACCTAACTATCTAAAACTCATCTAAGAAAATAATTGTCTATTCAACTGTAATCACAAAaatgtcttatatatatatatatatatgacgacGTCGGGGAGGAAGGAAAAGAGGTTGGGAATACGTGGCAGAATGGCTCCATGCAATGGCAATGACAGGTGCCACGCGTCAGCATCAGACGTAGAAAGAGGTGACGTTCTccttctccgagctctggttaagCACGGAGTAACCCTTATCGGTCCACTATTTACACGCAAGCTGAGAGGCTGCTTCATCATCGACAGGATAATTCTAACAAGGGTTTCTAAATCATAACAGCTGATCATtactggtaatgagttgaaaagtGCCTCCAAAATAAATCTAGTgatagagacagagagagagagtgaggtgCTTGACTTTGGAACACCCTCAAGAGGAACAGCTCTGCTGTACCAAGCATTTAACACCACccgtccttctctctctctctctctctctctctttcctctagGATAATATGGCCTCTCCATGGATCAAAGAGGAGTTTTcagtacatataatatatatatatatacgatacCCAACTACTGGCTTGGACCCCTGTCAGAGTCTTGCTTCTGCCTCTGAGAAGGAAGAGACGAACACAGCCATCAGAGAGATCGGATGACATGGGAAGGTCTCCTTGCTGTGATAAGGTAGGTGTGAAGAAGGGTCCTTGGACGCCAGAAGAGGACCTCATGCTGGTCTCCTACATCCAACAACATGGACCTGGCAACTGGAAGGCCGCTCCTACACAGACCGGTGAGCTCTTTTACTCCTCTTTAAGCCATGTTGGAACTCTCCGGAGAGCAGCTTTGCGGTGTATTTACTCCTCTGTTGGGTGCCGGTTACGTTTAATTATTGGTCCAAGGTTTCTTTCTGTGAGCATCGAGCATCGGTAGATACATACATGTCTTCTGTGCTTTGGCCAGGTTTAATgagatgcagcaagagttgcaggCTTCGATGGACCAATTACCTCAGGCCGGGAATCAAGCGTGGCAACTTCACAGAGCAAGAGGAGAAGCTCATCGTCCACCTCCAAGCTCTCCTCGGAAACAGGTATAAGATCATCCGTGTAGTCAAGTCGGTGATTACTGTTTCTTTGGGACTATTCCTCACGGAGAAAGGAGTTTGATCGACTGCAGGTGGGCAGCCATAGCTTCCTATCTCCCGAAGAGGACAGACAATGACATCAAGAACCACTGGAACACTCATCTGAAGAAGAAGCTGAGGACGGCACCAGATCACCTCGAGGCTAATCTCAACAAAGATGCCTTCTCGATCCACCAACCCGTCTCCAAAGGCCAGTGGGAGAAGAAGCTCCAAACCGACATCAACGTGGCGAAGCAAGCCCTAGGCGAAGCCTTGTCCTTGAAGGAACCGACAAGTCCAAGTGGCTTCAGCTCGCCGGTGCCATCGACGACCTCTTACGCATCGAGCACAGAGAACATATCTCGATTGCTCGGGGAGTGGATGAAGAATCCACCCAAGAAAAGAACTCTAGGGACCGAGCCAGCCACCGTCGCCGACAGCAACGACCACAACAACAAGACGACGGTGTTAGCCGAGAAGCTTAATTCATTGCTCAGTGATATCGAGTCTTCAGCTTCGATGGTGTCGGAGAGCGAGCATCTCCCGTTGCTCGAGACTTGGCTCTTCGATGAAAGCCTTGGACAAGGGAATGCGGCGCTGGTCGAGATGCCATTAGATTACACGGCGGAGCTGTTTTAGTTGTGTTTCGTTACTGTAGGGAAGGCCTTGAGATGAACTAAAAGGAAATAGGTCATAGCAGTTGATGATTGAAGGGAAAGACCCTCAAATTGCAAGGAAATAAGTGTAAATTCTAAAGATCTACATGCACAATATGGATATGTGTTTCATGGGTCTGTGGTATATGGAAGTTCCAATTAGTAGCTCCCCatggtttgtgtgtgtgtgtgtgtgtgttttattCAACTGGGTTTTGTTGAtgcctatatatattttttttattttatgttttttcaaGTTGTGGAAATAAAAGGATTATGTAAGCAGTTATTATAAGTAATGACAAacttgaattattattattattattttgaatggATGCTGATGATgcactcaaatatatatatataaatacttcaTCTGTCCACTAGGTGAAGTTTAGACTATTTTGAGCTTTGCTGAGGTCTACTATGATCAATTTACTCTCCTGATTACTATCCTTCTCCTGACTAATATGAAAGATATCATCTATATGACATCAATATGGATGTTTAACAAAGTGTTGGAAGCTCTGCATGAGGCATTGGATCCCATCATCACCAACCTTAAGAATAAATATCAGTGAGTGAATGAAAAGGAGAAATAATAAAGAAGAAAGGTCAGTAGGACACATTGGAAATGGCCATGATGGTCTTAAATGCACCACATGTGaagtttctttctcccttttctcCCCATTTCCAACACTTGGACTTGCAAGTTGTCAGCTACTTTGAAGACATGCATGCACCAACCAACCCAAGCTGTAAAAGATGGGAAACCCAAAAGGCTCTCATGCATGCCATGACCTTATGCCAAAGGAGAAGAAAGCCCTTTAAGCTTTCTTACTGTAACAAGGGATTGTACAAGTATCAACCACAATATGTTTTCTTTCCAAAGCAGCAAACTTAATGCACTCCCCCTACTTTACATGTGAGTCTCTACATTCATTACTGCCAAGTATAGACAGCTCTGATCTCAAGGTTGCAGCATAGGAATGGAATGGAGGGAACATGTACACAGCAGTGATGTTCAAAGTCCAAAAGATGGTTGATGATAACAGAGTTGAGTGCGTTGTCACCCTTACATCTCCTCTGAAACCATCTTGTCTATGAATTAACTTCTCTCTGTAGACACCACATGTGCATCTTATTAGGGTCTTGAGGTGGACCATGTACATTAATTGacaaaattaaaagaaaactttataagataattgtgagatcaataatattttatgaatctaaatattagagaatatatatatatatatatatatatatatatatatataaagtttatgTTATTAAGGTAAGAATATTAAGATAGATGTGTGAAGTTATtaagaaaattagaaaaaaaaaattattcatgaaCAATTATGTATCACTTGATAgaaaataagaagagagaaaattatttaaaatgatatagATATATTATATGCTGATGAGACCTCCATATACAGTAATTAAAAGAGGTGAAATAACTAATGCTaataatatgaaaagaaatagAGGAAGACGTAAAAAGATCCCAAGATAaactataaattaatatatacgtACTCTAAACTTAACTTAACATATAGTTTATTATCATCTCAATGACGATAAAAAAACCTATGTAGTCGAACCTAaatatgactttgttgttgtaaaatgatttgaatgaaatctattatatatatatatatatagtagataaATAATTACTGTTATATCATAGTGGTATTTGTAGAGCCTATTATGATGATAATTGGTAAAGAAACATATTCTGAGAATTTAGGTCGATATAATGACAATAATATGACATTAGACCTTCTCATATGATACACATGATTCTTGGAACTGAACTAGATAGTGAGGGTTTCTTCATGATGAACAGACACAGTCATTTTTGTCAGTTAATTTTTGACAGACAATTGCTGATAAAGATGAATCAGAAAGGAGGATAGTACTAGGGCACAtgctaggatttttttttttttttttgcagtcaACAATTAGTAGGTTGATTAAACATGTATTCATTCATGTCAAATAAATGTCTCATCAATTGGCATTAAAAGTTGGACTTCTCACTTGCAAACATTGTAACTATTTGTATTTCAAGTGGAATCACATCTGCCAAGGCTGTCATTTTGATGAATGAGAAGACTTGGTGGTTTACTTACTGTAGCTGatgttttgataaatattctacaattgaagtatatattttttgtataaaAACCTTATGCCTTCAATTTCTTATGAGCTCCCATTTCTAATTATATTATCCCAACAAAATGCCCTGCAAAAACTATTTTTCAGTGGTTCATGCTAAGAACTGAGTTTAAAGACTCTAATCTATAATTTTCATCATCTAAAAGAACAAGCAGTCTTGGACCTTTCTTTTCATCATCTAAGAAATgagtttctttcttttcctcccaGTGATGATCAAGCAGTCTTGGGTTTATCTCACCTTTTCTGCTTTCGTTATCTTAATGTGGAACACTGATGATTACTTCCAGGTTCCACCACTGGTGATGTGATAAGGAAACAAATACATGTAGAGATGGATCCAAGTATTGTATATGGTAAGACCAGAAAAGATAAGAGAAAGAGAACACTGACCAAGACTCTGCTGAAATCTTCAAACATGTCAGTAACAACTTAGTTCTCTCCTTGAAGGCAGCATCCATCTCTTGGATTTTGTCATGTAAGGTAGTAGATGTTCCA contains the following coding sequences:
- the LOC103986797 gene encoding transcription factor MYB94-like, translating into MGRSPCCDKVGVKKGPWTPEEDLMLVSYIQQHGPGNWKAAPTQTGLMRCSKSCRLRWTNYLRPGIKRGNFTEQEEKLIVHLQALLGNRWAAIASYLPKRTDNDIKNHWNTHLKKKLRTAPDHLEANLNKDAFSIHQPVSKGQWEKKLQTDINVAKQALGEALSLKEPTSPSGFSSPVPSTTSYASSTENISRLLGEWMKNPPKKRTLGTEPATVADSNDHNNKTTVLAEKLNSLLSDIESSASMVSESEHLPLLETWLFDESLGQGNAALVEMPLDYTAELF
- the LOC135639854 gene encoding protein FEZ-like is translated as MDERSHDMEKGDEVILPGFRFHPTDEELVSFYLKRKVQQRPLSIELIRQLDIYKYDPWDLPKLATTGEKEWYFYCPRDRKYRNSTRPNRVTGAGFWKATGTDRPIYSSEGSKCIGLKKSLVFYKGRAAKGIKTDWMMHEFRLPSLTDSSLFKRPLDKNIPANDSWAICRIFKKTNSVAQRALSHSWVSPQPEATEPDLFSISRAAHSIHFGSEMVSCITEAGSAPAIQVGCSSQQQHNTIISYPPLDFSCYRPIDLGHCRPPPSVQMPTNFTFSPAEMQLTSKCTMDVTSMLLNLSPAILGDVEKASHMDFLQQPQQCNEFAVDLPPLETNANFRHQVEEVPMKKMVNACGLNSNRWGGSRKSSVDFPFGLPTMFSDEWKPNLPLNSSSYPSEISTSYSTNKC